TATGATTTTgtatttgatgaagaagctATGATAGATTATACAGATGATGCAACAGATGTgattaatgaagatgaagtaGGAAAAAACGATTATGATCAAAGATTATTAAAGGCTTTGCAGGatgaaaaggaaaaagtGTTGACTATAAGtgaaacaagaaaaaaattacctGTTTATCAATATAgagaagatttattaaaagctATTCATGATAACCAGATTTTAATAGTAGTTGGTGAAACTGGTTCTGGTAAGACCACCCAATTACCACAATATTTAGTAGAAGATGGATTTTGCCAAAATggtaaatttcaaattgcAGTTACTCAACCCCGTAGAGTAGCAGCAACCTCTGTAGCATCAAGAGTTGCAGATGAAATGAATGTTATCCTCGGACAAGAAGTAGGGTATTCAATTCGTTTTGATGAAAAGACTACTCCAGATAAGACaattcttaaatatatGACTGATGGTATGTTACTACGTGAATTTTTGATTGACCCTCATCTCAGTAAATATTCGTGTATAATGATTGATGAAGCGCATGAACGTACATTAGCTACTGATATTCTTCTTGggttattaaaagatttaacaaCAAGAAGGAAAGATCTTCGTATTTTAATATCGTCAGCTACTATGAACGCCACCAAATtttctgaattttttttcaattgccCAATTTTCAATGTACCAGGTAGGAGATTTCCAGTAGATATTCATTATACTTGTCAACCagaatcaaattatttaaatgcCTGTATTACTACAATATTTCAAATCCATACTACACAACCGCTGCCCGGTGATATATTGGTATTTTTAACGGGccaagaagaaattgaaaaggctcaagaaaatattgaaaatattgttgaCAAGTTaggaaataatattgaaccAATTTTTGTAAGACCAATTTATGCAAATTTGCCACAAGAACAGCAAGAattgatatttcaaaaaactCCGAAGAATTGTCGAAAAGTTGTATTAGCCACCAATATTGCAGAAACTTCTCTAACTATCGATGGTATTAAGTTTGTCATTGATTCGGGATatgtaaaagaaaattcatttattcCATCTACTGGTATGTCCCAATTACTTACAGTACCTTGTTCAAGAGCCTCTGTAGATCAAAGAGCTGGTCGTGCTGGTAGAGTGGGTCCAGGTAAATgttttagaatatttacTAAATGGTCAtattataatgaattagaGATGATGCCAAAGCCGGAAATCGTACGTACTAATCTTTCTCACACAGTACTATTACTGCTTTCCCTAGGTGTTACagatttgataaattttccATTGTTGGACAAACCAACTATCACtgcattaaaaaaatcgtTGGAgcaattatattcattgGGTGCATTGAATAGTAAAGGTTCCATCACACAGTTAGGTCGTATGATGTGTGATTTCCCCTGTGAGCCTCAATATAGTAAAGTAATAAATAGTGCAGCTACTCATGAACAATGTAAAGGTGCATTAGATGAATGTGTCACAGTTGTATCAATGCTTCATGAAACGACCTCATTATTTATaggaaagaaaaataataatccgAACTCGGTTGCAGTAAAAGGTGAATTGGAAAGTGATCATATGatgtatttaaaaatatacaatgaATGGGTgcataataattattcgAAAATATGGTGCCATGATCATCATTTCCAACACAAAACACTCTTGAGAGTCCGTAACATTCGCCAACAGCTAATGAATACATGTAAAAAGTTGGGTTTAGTGTCTAAAAACGAAATTGCTCTTCGTGAAAGTGCAAACGAAATCATGAATACTCTTGAAACAAGAGTTGCCAAGGCTTTCATATCAGGGTTCTCAATGAACATCGCAGAACTTGGTTCCAATGGAAGTTACCACATAGTTGGAGCAGTTTCTAGTAGCGGTGGAATCGATGTAGTTATCCATCCCTCCAGTGTAGTGTCTCGAAATTTAAGAGAGAGCGGTAAAAAGCCATATAAGCATATCTTATACCAACAATTGATGTACACATCAagagaatttattaaagattgtTTGCCAATTAATAATGTGTCTTTAATCAAGGAAATGGCTCCTCAGTTATATAAACGGTTAAATAATGTTTAAGTTAGGACAGCAACACCTGTGCATCTTACATTTTTGCCCGGTAATTAAGTAGTGTTTATCCGGTGATAAGAAAGCATTAATCTTAAGAACAATGTTTACTTGCAAGATATCTTGGAAATCCAAACATCGTGTTAGGCATACTCAATGGTCTTCTTATACCATCTAGCACGATATCATCTTTCAATTGATGTTCTTTTAGTTATCGCCtactaatttttcaaagatcTTCTCGGAACTTAAAACCGGtcaaacaaaataatggAGCTAATTTGTCATCTCAGATTGAGTTTTTTATATAGAGATTCAAGATCGCAAAATGTATTTAAGGTTGCCTTGGAATAACTTCAAGGGTACCAAAAGGTCATTGTGTTTTGCTACACAAAGAATTAATACTACCGTAAACAGATATTTAACTACTACTACCACACTCAGAATGACTACGTATTTCCCAACAAAGATCACATCTGCAAAGGACATGCTTGTAAATCACACCTGTCTTCGTGTAAAGGATGCTGCTAGATCGGTTAAGTTTTACGAAGAGACTTTTGGTATGAAAATGTACTTGAAGAAGGATTTCCCAGAAGCTAAATTCTCCTTGTACTTTTTATCATTCCCTAAGGAATATGCTAAGACTTCTAAGGGTGATCCAGATGTTTTTGGTAGTAGCGGTATCTTAGAATTAACACATAACTGGGGTACTGAAAATGATGCTGACTACAAAATCAATAACGGTAACACTGAACCTCATCGTGGATTTGGACATATCTGTGTTTCCGTAGCAGATGTTAAAAAGTATTGTGAACAACTAGAGGCTAAGAATGTTGCTTTCAAGAAAAGATTAACAGATGGTACGATGAAAGAGATTGCTTTTGTCTTGGACCCTGATAATTATTGGATTGAAGTGATTCAGTATATTAAGAAGGAATCAGAATCACCAAAAGCTGATATTGGACCAATCTTAAACCATACCATGTATCGTATTAAGGATCCAAAACCAACTTTGgaattttatcaaaatgtCCTAGGTATGAAACTGTTAATAGCAGACGATCATCCAAATGGTAAGTTTACCAACTATTTCTTAGCTTACGGTATTGAAAACAATAGCTCTCGTAGGTCTGGTGAAGGTGTTGTAGAATTATGTCATAATTGGGGTACTGAAGATGATAAGGATTTCAAATATCACACTGGTAATACACAGCCACAAGGCTATGGGCACATTTGTGTAAGTACCCCTAATCCAGAAGCTCTATGTAAAGAGATTGAGTCTGTTTATGGGGATAAAATTCAATGGGCTCCAAAATGGAATCAAGGAAAGATGAAACAAATTGCTTTTATCAAAGACCCTGATGGATACTCagttgaaattattaagcGTGGATTTGCTTTATAATCCAAATGAGATATGATAcgtaataattattttacatacttatttatttgtataCCTATGTTCATTTGTTTTCTAACAACTTGATGTAATATGTATGGTtgtgtttttttctataatttaGTAAGCTTCGCATATCATTTTAGGATTTGCATTTTGGGAAAAAAAGTAGATAAGGACCTATTTCCAAACCTTATTAAAGAATGTtacttcaaaattataattttataatagaATCAAAGCCATAAATCAATAATCtcaatatatatctaaCAGCAGTAAATGCAATTTAGATGATCGAATCGAACGAGACTAGATCTTCGAAACAGTCACTTTCAACTAGCAAAAATTCACAAATAAGCTCATCTCCCAAGGAATCTCTGTCAACAAATAATGAGAAACTATGGAGAAAAAAGTTGCCACTGAAGTTGTTAATGAAATCAAGAAAGAAAAGGACTTCCATTAGCAGTAATTCCGATATATCTTCTCCCTCATCCCCAAAAGCTTTATCGGACTCTACACCTGTGTCAAGGACAAAAGGTGAATCTAAATCGAAAGGTACCTTCGATTCTGCCACTAAAAAGGTTAATAAAAGGTTATCTGCTCAACGAGttacattatttaaatatagtAACGTTCAAGTATTAAACTGGTCTCACTCAGATCATGATATCAGAAGAATATCTACATCATCGAGCACTTCCACATTAGTTAACACAGACAATACAAATGGGTCATCACCATGTAGTCATTCTTCTGCAATGAGAACTTCGAAATTAATTGTTAATGGTCCAATAGAGCTATATCAGATTAAAACTCCAAATGCAACTACTAATGGATTTTCTCAGattatgaattatttatccCTTGGGAAGCATGGAATTATAATTCATCCTATATTACCAAAACttcaaattattcaattggaTAATGCTACTAAGGATTTTGTAGTTTTGTTATTTAATCCCAAAAGATACTggaaaattgaatttttaaaaaaatcacCTAACCAAAGTACTGAAGAATTAGCTGagataatttttgattttgaaaaaacagTATCAAAAATTTGCAGATTTTCTAAAGAGGGTGAGACTTTTtctgaagaatttgaagagATTAGAAGAATACTTCAGCCTCAGCCTATTTCAGAAGTTACTAGTGATTCAATTTCTATAAATGAGATAGATAAAttagattatttattaatttctcaAGATGTAAGTCATGATAATGGCACTGCTTTCtcagatgaagatgatgctGTTATCTCAGGGAACTTAGTAAACTCTGAAGTGATTACTTCAATCCCTTCAATTCCTTTACCTTACTCAGAAATTGATCCATCTAATATTCCTATCAATAATGCCTTTAAATTGGCTTTAAGGCAAACTTCTTTACTTAATACTCATCAGCGACGCAAATCATTATCTAGCATCTTTGAATGTAATTCTAGTGTAGATAAGCTAGCAAAGCGATTAAGTATCTATAGCATTAATGATGTATGACAACGTATCGAGTATTTTTACACTTaactattaatatattatttggatcCTGGAAGTTgagatatatattatgtccttatattatatgagatcaaatataaaaattaaccAAGATAATCAAAACTTTTTGTTTTGGATTAAGTTCTTAATCATATCCTTAGCTGTCAAGTATGTCGTTCTATATAAAGTGTACACGTCTAAGGTGCTTGAGAAAGTATCTAAGAAGCCAAATGGTAGCATACATGGAATCCAACCTTGAGCTAATTCTAAGGCAAATGATCCACCAGGCATGCTGTATTGCTTTGCATAACCTTTTTGCAAGTGATGTGTCATACCTGGTTCGTATACTTCTGGAGTTAATGCAAATGGTAATGATGCAATTTCCTTACCATGTAAGATGGTGAAATAATCATCCGCAAAATGAACACCTGTATGCCCTTCTGTACCAACAGCAGTACCAAAAAAGATAACATATTCAGAAATTGACGCATGtaaaataatcatttgACCCATAGCCCCACCTGCATTGTTGAATACCCAATCTTCattgttatatttattgatatattCTTCACCATAATGAGTAGCCAATTCATCTCTTAATTCTCTAAGCAACTTTTCTGTAGAGAAATCAGCTGATGTTGCGTCATGTCTGGCAATGACTCTGTTTGAAATCTCATTCAAAGTTTGGGGGTCAAATATGTAATTTTTAGGTAGCCATGTAGtgaataaattattcataCTATATAGTATTAAACCTAAAATGATGGATAAATATAGGCACttcataattttatttgtcACCGTAGATGTATGctctaataaattttgacTTAGAATGAAGACAgttccaaaaaaattactttaTCTGAATACGTTTTCTATTAATGCATTATACAACATTCATTAATATActtatacatatatttatttatttatttattttttattttttattttaacttCTACATATCTGATCATAAATTACTAGGATAACTTTTCGGGTTTAAAATTCTAAACGATAGTGTGCTCCACGAAACCGAGCTAAACGATGATGAATAGTATATTATGAAGCAAAATAGAAACCCTTTTACGATAAAAataagcaaaaaaaataaagcaaaaaaacaaaagataaattattagttctataagaagaaattatGATAAAGTATATACGTGTATCTAAGGGAAAGTAAATGTGGTATATAGATGGCAGGTATACTACAAATAGTATGGATAATAAGATGTGTTAATTGTAGTGATTGAGCACACAAATtgaatgataatgataaacaaaaaaaacgaTTTAAGTAGTAGAAACTTAAGTTGAGTCTCTGGAAACATGTCTTCTGAAATACCAATTGATAAACGATTTGACACCTTCTCTAACTTTTCTGTAATCTTTTTGTTTAAGCCTCTGATGACTGAGTTATTTAGGTTCTCGATTTCACTTGGTGTGACGTCATGTAGCTCTTTAATAACACCTTCATTGACCCAACTTATACAAACAGAGGGATCATTGTTGTTTAGCTCTGTAGCTAAGCGGAAGGATTTAACTAAACAACTTACTGCATCAGATTGAGCATTGACATGAAAATTTGTCAATAATCCTTGGAATAATGTTTTAGTTAAATTCAAACCTCTCATTACGATAAGCTTTTGTAAGATTTGTTCTCTCCACGATTGAGGTACAACTTCAATAGTTAGTGTGGAAATTGGTGGAGTTTTAAATCCCCATGAAATAATATCGTCCATGAACCTCAGTATAAACAAATAGGAGTCAAAGTTTTCTAAGTGAGTTACACTACCCAATGcaatatcaaatatattcGTTAATAAGATTGAATCATTCGAATTGATGAATTCGCCAGGGTAAAACATCAGAAGATCGGAGCACATTGCAAAAAAGTCCATTATCATTTCATAAAAGTTGTTTAGCTCActcttttgtattttttcgaaatttattaaaaatgtattACATTGTGAAAGAGAAAATTCCCAAACTGCATTTCTGatttcttttgatattgGTAATGACTCTTCATCACCATAGCATGCAATTAGTGAGCCAGAGCACCATAAAAATGAACCAAACCCAGTCTGCGAATAGCCTTCTACTAAAAATTCCATAATAGATGGtaagatattttgaatgtaaacatgatatttttcaataagtCTGCGCAGCAATTTGGTAGACCTTTCTAATATGGTCTCATTTGCTTGTCCATTTAAATCAACCAATAATGTTTTTAAAGTTGaccaaataaattcaatttggGGTAGAATGGGTTCATCTAGATTAACCGTAAAATCATTCTTGGGTTTCAAATCTTCGAATAACgcaaatattaaatcaatcTTATCAGCGATTTTGTGGGCAATGTTATTATCCTGGCTATTATCGGACCAATCTTTTGTTaaactatttaaattttttaatatgttATCTATcagtttttgaaaatagcTCGGTAATAATTCAGTAGACTGCTTTTGTAAGACAGAACTTAATCCTTGGCATAGCTCGAAGTTTGATTcgatatcaataatattttctacattaaaataaaaatcaataagCTGTGATAAATAGTTAATCAAAAGAGAAGAACAGTCGGTGCAAAAATACATCAAAGAGTGTGACGATGCGATCATTAACTCTTTATCATTGTTGAATTCCGaaaaattttggaaaatgtaatttaattgtaattctAATAGCTCAGGATGTTTAGCTGCCCATTCGGTGTATCTTCCTAGAACTAATGTTGTTGCATATCTGATTTTGGGGTGGATTAGTGGTGATTGAGTCTTATCGCTAACAGTAGTTGTAGCATTGCAAATAAGATACAGAATCTTGGGAATCAGATTATTTTCTGATAATGAGACTTCTTGTGCCATAGTTCTTAATGAAAATAGTGGAGCCTCGAAATATTGCCAAT
This genomic stretch from Henningerozyma blattae CBS 6284 chromosome 1, complete genome harbors:
- the MTR10 gene encoding mRNA transport regulator MTR10 (similar to Saccharomyces cerevisiae MTR10 (YOR160W); ancestral locus Anc_5.503) — encoded protein: MSYQLIDIQNALTAISSSISQQEKNISLNLLEDFQKSMDAWKICINILLDTTLSQQTDLKMFASQTLRNKVTYDLSQLTDSNNITSFKDNLLNIIISYGNNTDHSTKLILVQLNVALARLAIQFIDWKNPMQEIISILNPYPSILLSFLKILPEETLDLGSYPLTQAEFDSRINELVTMISNDVLHFLLSTIESLTSNGLSLDQIFKCFASWSFEFEIDTLLSLQSLLSLLFTTLSQASALEDSNILDAATDCLCNILRETREVQNEQLIMPLYENLVALQNSILPTLLSTDSITLPDVIDDDIIGNFTRIFVEAAEAWAIFIAKSPEIYQQLVTIVLMLTCKVQDLDIVSYTFPFWFSLKQSLVLPRYSASKTAYTPTFISLINGIINHLQYPLDSFSTLEEEDKFKDFRYSMGDVLKDCTAVVGTANALNQPFMRLNDNSKSNSNWQYFEAPLFSLRTMAQEVSLSENNLIPKILYLICNATTTVSDKTQSPLIHPKIRYATTLVLGRYTEWAAKHPELLELQLNYIFQNFSEFNNDKELMIASSHSLMYFCTDCSSLLINYLSQLIDFYFNVENIIDIESNFELCQGLSSVLQKQSTELLPSYFQKLIDNILKNLNSLTKDWSDNSQDNNIAHKIADKIDLIFALFEDLKPKNDFTVNLDEPILPQIEFIWSTLKTLLVDLNGQANETILERSTKLLRRLIEKYHVYIQNILPSIMEFLVEGYSQTGFGSFLWCSGSLIACYGDEESLPISKEIRNAVWEFSLSQCNTFLINFEKIQKSELNNFYEMIMDFFAMCSDLLMFYPGEFINSNDSILLTNIFDIALGSVTHLENFDSYLFILRFMDDIISWGFKTPPISTLTIEVVPQSWREQILQKLIVMRGLNLTKTLFQGLLTNFHVNAQSDAVSCLVKSFRLATELNNNDPSVCISWVNEGVIKELHDVTPSEIENLNNSVIRGLNKKITEKLEKVSNRLSIGISEDMFPETQLKFLLLKSFFLFIIIIQFVCSITTINTSYYPYYL
- the PRP2 gene encoding DEAH-box RNA-dependent ATPase PRP2 (similar to Saccharomyces cerevisiae PRP2 (YNR011C); ancestral locus Anc_6.306); protein product: MSDNIQSGVGKRRVKRNYATIDDDNNQNFELNAKDKEVTSEKSESSGEKVGNLIERTSSNGEQNKYPDTKKFKEETKNTANRDELKRFPRYNYFSKREKIKLDRTTKELELLEADAEKYGLSNLTKTEQESIITKREIINILKQKLESISSQNSFHLYDASSTQYHNNVHEKNGYHKDSKKSRQRQWEERQLSYAINHNEPNSEDIIIPGTKHYDFVFDEEAMIDYTDDATDVINEDEVGKNDYDQRLLKALQDEKEKVLTISETRKKLPVYQYREDLLKAIHDNQILIVVGETGSGKTTQLPQYLVEDGFCQNGKFQIAVTQPRRVAATSVASRVADEMNVILGQEVGYSIRFDEKTTPDKTILKYMTDGMLLREFLIDPHLSKYSCIMIDEAHERTLATDILLGLLKDLTTRRKDLRILISSATMNATKFSEFFFNCPIFNVPGRRFPVDIHYTCQPESNYLNACITTIFQIHTTQPLPGDILVFLTGQEEIEKAQENIENIVDKLGNNIEPIFVRPIYANLPQEQQELIFQKTPKNCRKVVLATNIAETSLTIDGIKFVIDSGYVKENSFIPSTGMSQLLTVPCSRASVDQRAGRAGRVGPGKCFRIFTKWSYYNELEMMPKPEIVRTNLSHTVLLLLSLGVTDLINFPLLDKPTITALKKSLEQLYSLGALNSKGSITQLGRMMCDFPCEPQYSKVINSAATHEQCKGALDECVTVVSMLHETTSLFIGKKNNNPNSVAVKGELESDHMMYLKIYNEWVHNNYSKIWCHDHHFQHKTLLRVRNIRQQLMNTCKKLGLVSKNEIALRESANEIMNTLETRVAKAFISGFSMNIAELGSNGSYHIVGAVSSSGGIDVVIHPSSVVSRNLRESGKKPYKHILYQQLMYTSREFIKDCLPINNVSLIKEMAPQLYKRLNNV
- the GLO1 gene encoding lactoylglutathione lyase GLO1 (similar to Saccharomyces cerevisiae GLO1 (YML004C); ancestral locus Anc_6.305) translates to MTTYFPTKITSAKDMLVNHTCLRVKDAARSVKFYEETFGMKMYLKKDFPEAKFSLYFLSFPKEYAKTSKGDPDVFGSSGILELTHNWGTENDADYKINNGNTEPHRGFGHICVSVADVKKYCEQLEAKNVAFKKRLTDGTMKEIAFVLDPDNYWIEVIQYIKKESESPKADIGPILNHTMYRIKDPKPTLEFYQNVLGMKLLIADDHPNGKFTNYFLAYGIENNSSRRSGEGVVELCHNWGTEDDKDFKYHTGNTQPQGYGHICVSTPNPEALCKEIESVYGDKIQWAPKWNQGKMKQIAFIKDPDGYSVEIIKRGFAL
- the INP1 gene encoding Inp1p (similar to Saccharomyces cerevisiae INP1 (YMR204C); ancestral locus Anc_6.303), whose product is MIESNETRSSKQSLSTSKNSQISSSPKESLSTNNEKLWRKKLPLKLLMKSRKKRTSISSNSDISSPSSPKALSDSTPVSRTKGESKSKGTFDSATKKVNKRLSAQRVTLFKYSNVQVLNWSHSDHDIRRISTSSSTSTLVNTDNTNGSSPCSHSSAMRTSKLIVNGPIELYQIKTPNATTNGFSQIMNYLSLGKHGIIIHPILPKLQIIQLDNATKDFVVLLFNPKRYWKIEFLKKSPNQSTEELAEIIFDFEKTVSKICRFSKEGETFSEEFEEIRRILQPQPISEVTSDSISINEIDKLDYLLISQDVSHDNGTAFSDEDDAVISGNLVNSEVITSIPSIPLPYSEIDPSNIPINNAFKLALRQTSLLNTHQRRKSLSSIFECNSSVDKLAKRLSIYSINDV
- the ERG2 gene encoding C-8 sterol isomerase ERG2 (similar to Saccharomyces cerevisiae ERG2 (YMR202W); ancestral locus Anc_6.300): MKCLYLSIILGLILYSMNNLFTTWLPKNYIFDPQTLNEISNRVIARHDATSADFSTEKLLRELRDELATHYGEEYINKYNNEDWVFNNAGGAMGQMIILHASISEYVIFFGTAVGTEGHTGVHFADDYFTILHGKEIASLPFALTPEVYEPGMTHHLQKGYAKQYSMPGGSFALELAQGWIPCMLPFGFLDTFSSTLDVYTLYRTTYLTAKDMIKNLIQNKKF